In a single window of the Acidobacteriota bacterium genome:
- a CDS encoding prepilin-type N-terminal cleavage/methylation domain-containing protein — translation MKNQKGFSLIELLIVVVIIGIIAAIAIPNLLAARRSANEGSAISAMRTLHGAQMTYASTYGNGNYAGDVGAGTVLALTELGTPGLVDSVLATGTKSGYNFVGGRVAASTTAPAEFFFSANPTTTTGVTQTGARRFGIATNGVMVADATAANLGTAFTLATVGTATPLSN, via the coding sequence ATGAAAAATCAGAAAGGCTTCTCGCTTATCGAACTTTTGATCGTCGTCGTGATCATCGGCATCATCGCAGCGATCGCAATCCCCAACCTGCTGGCGGCCCGCCGCTCGGCTAACGAAGGATCGGCCATCTCGGCCATGCGTACATTGCATGGTGCTCAGATGACGTATGCTTCGACCTACGGCAACGGCAACTACGCCGGTGACGTTGGTGCCGGTACTGTCCTAGCACTTACCGAACTCGGAACCCCCGGACTCGTCGATTCAGTTCTGGCGACCGGTACCAAGAGCGGATACAACTTCGTCGGAGGCCGCGTTGCTGCATCGACGACCGCACCGGCAGAGTTCTTTTTCTCAGCTAATCCGACTACCACTACCGGTGTAACCCAGACGGGTGCTCGCCGCTTCGGTATCGCGACCAATGGCGTCATGGTTGCTGACGCAACTGCCGCCAACCTTGGTACAGCCTTCACGCTGGCAACAGTCGGAACGGCAACACCGCTCAGCAACTAA
- the priA gene encoding primosomal protein N': MMSSAAFEMPVRQQKRIAENTYVEAALPLPLRQTFTYRVPAALKADLAVGTRMTVPFGRRTLTAYAVELQDVLPADSDVEESKIREIIDILDEKPLITSEILELTKWAADYYASFWGEMLKASLPAGLNTGKVRPKRRKAVRLLERDTSIDVKPLTEQQTAILEALRGVGGEALFAELIDSVGGGASAVNTLAKRGYVELYVEDVRRDPLKSEDEKKYQEITLTAEQQIHLDSILSNITPKVAFKAFLLHGVTGSGKTEVYIRAMKHALSMGRTALMLVPEISLTPVFSRRLRSTFGSDVAILHSNLSAGERFDEWRRIRSGDARVVIGTRSAVFAPLEDIGLIVVDEEHDPSYRQHESPFYSARDVAVMRAHKAGAAVILGSATPSMETFFNAKKGKYTYLHLPERFGGRGLAKAELIDMRDVFRRFGKDVALSPELLDAIRETHERGEQSIILLNRRGFSQFVLCRMCGESLKCRNCDITLTFHRRDRKLLCHYCSYKEKVPEVCPHCESEYLYFVGEGTENITDQLAAKFPSLRIARVDRDTMAHKGEIDETLLSFAAGSLDMLVGTQMIAKGHDFPNVTLVGVVSVDIGLGLPDLRSAERTFQLITQVAGRAGRGEKPGRVLIQTYYPEHYALRHASEQDYEGFYNEEIKYRERFGYPPFYVLASILIKHRNAGYAVKNANLLRSSLDNANREKASRILGPAQASIARLKSEFRFQIILKSPNRKRLRETLETALAYAEHRGCDMRTIFVEIDPMNLM; this comes from the coding sequence ATGATGTCGTCAGCCGCCTTCGAAATGCCTGTCAGACAACAAAAAAGGATCGCCGAGAACACCTACGTCGAGGCCGCATTGCCGCTGCCGCTGCGGCAAACGTTCACTTATCGCGTTCCGGCGGCACTTAAGGCAGATCTGGCGGTCGGAACGCGAATGACGGTCCCTTTCGGCCGCCGGACATTAACGGCATATGCCGTGGAATTGCAAGATGTGCTTCCTGCAGATTCAGACGTCGAGGAATCAAAGATCCGCGAAATTATAGACATTCTCGACGAAAAGCCGCTGATAACATCCGAGATACTGGAACTGACCAAATGGGCAGCTGATTACTATGCGTCATTTTGGGGCGAAATGCTGAAAGCATCGCTCCCGGCAGGCCTGAATACCGGAAAAGTGCGTCCAAAACGCCGCAAGGCCGTCCGATTGCTGGAACGCGACACCTCAATAGACGTTAAACCACTCACCGAACAGCAAACAGCTATCCTAGAGGCCCTAAGAGGTGTCGGCGGAGAGGCACTCTTCGCCGAATTGATAGATTCAGTAGGCGGCGGAGCTTCGGCTGTAAATACACTGGCGAAACGCGGATATGTCGAGCTTTATGTGGAGGACGTCCGTCGTGATCCTCTAAAAAGCGAAGATGAAAAGAAATATCAAGAAATTACTTTAACGGCTGAACAGCAAATACATTTAGATTCAATACTTTCCAACATAACCCCTAAAGTTGCTTTTAAAGCGTTTCTTCTTCACGGAGTCACGGGCAGCGGCAAGACCGAGGTCTATATTCGTGCGATGAAACACGCCCTTTCTATGGGCCGCACCGCGTTGATGCTCGTCCCGGAAATTTCGCTCACACCCGTGTTTTCCAGACGGCTTCGATCGACATTCGGCAGCGATGTCGCGATACTGCACTCCAATCTGTCCGCCGGTGAGCGTTTCGATGAATGGCGTCGTATTCGCAGCGGAGACGCACGTGTTGTTATCGGGACAAGGTCCGCCGTGTTCGCCCCGCTGGAAGATATCGGCCTGATAGTCGTTGACGAGGAACATGATCCGTCATATCGCCAGCACGAATCGCCGTTTTATAGCGCCCGCGACGTCGCGGTAATGCGTGCCCACAAAGCAGGAGCGGCCGTGATACTGGGCTCTGCGACGCCTTCCATGGAGACCTTTTTCAACGCAAAAAAGGGCAAATATACCTATCTACATCTGCCGGAACGCTTCGGCGGCCGCGGCCTAGCAAAGGCAGAACTTATCGATATGCGCGATGTTTTCAGGCGTTTCGGCAAGGATGTCGCACTGTCGCCCGAACTTCTTGATGCGATCCGCGAAACGCACGAACGCGGCGAGCAATCAATAATTCTGCTAAATCGACGCGGTTTTTCCCAGTTCGTACTCTGCCGAATGTGCGGCGAATCACTCAAATGCCGCAACTGCGACATTACGCTCACATTTCACCGCCGCGACCGCAAGCTGCTCTGCCATTACTGCAGCTACAAAGAGAAGGTTCCTGAAGTATGCCCGCATTGCGAGAGTGAATACCTGTATTTCGTCGGTGAAGGAACTGAAAACATCACAGACCAACTCGCAGCAAAATTCCCTTCTCTTCGCATCGCACGAGTTGACCGCGACACGATGGCCCACAAAGGCGAGATCGACGAAACGCTGCTGAGCTTTGCTGCGGGCAGCCTTGATATGCTCGTCGGCACGCAAATGATCGCGAAAGGCCACGATTTCCCGAACGTAACGCTGGTCGGCGTCGTTTCGGTTGATATCGGATTGGGCCTTCCAGATCTGCGATCGGCGGAGCGAACGTTCCAGCTCATTACGCAGGTCGCCGGCCGTGCCGGCCGCGGCGAAAAGCCGGGCCGCGTGCTGATCCAAACTTACTACCCTGAACATTACGCATTGCGGCATGCAAGCGAGCAGGATTACGAGGGATTTTACAATGAAGAGATAAAATATCGCGAAAGGTTCGGCTATCCACCTTTCTACGTTCTCGCCTCGATACTGATAAAACATCGCAACGCCGGCTACGCCGTCAAGAACGCAAATCTCCTGCGAAGCTCATTGGACAACGCCAATCGCGAAAAGGCTTCGCGAATACTCGGCCCGGCACAGGCCTCGATCGCTCGGCTGAAAAGTGAGTTCCGCTTTCAAATTATCCTGAAATCACCAAACCGCAAACGCCTGCGTGAAACCCTGGAAACCGCACTTGCCTACGCCGAGCACCGCGGATGCGACATGCGGACGATCTTTGTCGAGATCGATCCAATGAATTTGATGTAG
- a CDS encoding O-antigen ligase family protein, producing the protein MPPSASRSDSNLLAWAYPFLLAAGLCSLLATYPHASIRPAQPYKVELFLSAFGIIVGTWLLTKYRSKDSAIELTLNSTVISFLVFAAFSVVSALWADSTAGVAHHSLLWLFYICVLLIFSKLSTTDFAFKLFVSITIIIGLFTVIDHLSVVEFAVSEGTIRIRYGKYAEMLVTFMPLLWAAALWSKTKRLKILLIAVASLNWLAVMLSLSRGAFVAGIAGMILFTALMLVLGGKRSRKPAVIIAAIWLVLTVGTQAVFTYFSQVPSTTAYISGSVDPDNTNIEMRKFTWQLAFALFRQQPILGVGADNFGVNVTEARRAYRDSSPDSPTAEIAEDYLIERAHNEYFQILSELGIAGFVLFCIPFALFKMRFLSNLRRRRLRITPFAAAAIGGLSAFALSSLTSSFSFRSIQNGVVFSVVLGLLIGHIEKKKRTERQLPALALPTLIIAASVALGIFSVTRAAAEYFVYQAERAEQHHYEEQFRRAFLFDPGYAGAFYILAGRKAADGEHEAAAYNFSKAVKLGIATSDTFVQLARSYEKTGAINDAENALLRGLSIYPRSVYLNAVYTEFLQKQGRPDEAVRQEEKALAINSKQASGWLLLLREGATAAFYTAEKDKTIAKPADLRPASAVTQYVEPIPYQ; encoded by the coding sequence ATGCCGCCATCTGCCTCCAGATCAGATTCCAATCTTCTCGCATGGGCCTATCCCTTTCTGCTGGCAGCAGGATTGTGTTCATTGCTTGCGACCTATCCTCACGCTTCGATCCGTCCTGCGCAGCCGTACAAGGTAGAGCTGTTTCTTTCGGCATTCGGGATCATCGTTGGGACATGGCTGCTAACGAAATATCGCAGCAAAGACTCTGCGATCGAGTTAACCCTCAATAGCACGGTGATCTCTTTCTTGGTTTTTGCGGCGTTTAGTGTAGTGTCTGCCCTGTGGGCCGACAGCACAGCGGGAGTAGCTCATCATTCCCTTCTGTGGCTTTTCTACATTTGCGTCCTTCTCATTTTCTCGAAGCTCTCAACAACAGACTTCGCGTTCAAGCTGTTTGTCTCCATCACGATCATCATCGGTCTCTTTACCGTTATAGATCATCTGTCGGTCGTTGAGTTTGCGGTTAGCGAGGGAACGATCCGCATCCGCTACGGCAAGTACGCTGAAATGCTCGTGACATTCATGCCATTGCTGTGGGCGGCCGCTTTATGGTCAAAGACCAAGCGGCTCAAAATACTTCTCATAGCTGTCGCGTCGCTGAACTGGCTTGCCGTGATGCTCTCGCTCAGCCGCGGTGCATTCGTTGCCGGCATCGCGGGAATGATATTGTTCACGGCATTGATGCTCGTCCTCGGCGGTAAACGGAGCCGAAAACCGGCAGTGATCATAGCCGCGATCTGGCTTGTACTAACTGTCGGCACCCAGGCCGTATTCACATACTTCTCACAGGTTCCGTCAACAACGGCCTACATCAGCGGCAGCGTAGACCCGGACAACACCAACATCGAGATGCGAAAGTTCACGTGGCAGCTCGCGTTTGCCCTGTTTCGTCAACAGCCGATCCTTGGAGTAGGGGCCGACAATTTTGGCGTAAACGTAACCGAAGCGAGACGTGCATATAGGGACAGTAGCCCTGACAGCCCGACGGCGGAGATCGCCGAAGATTATTTGATCGAAAGGGCTCATAATGAGTATTTCCAGATATTATCGGAACTCGGGATCGCCGGTTTCGTTTTGTTTTGCATTCCATTTGCTCTCTTCAAAATGCGATTCTTAAGTAATCTGCGGCGGCGGCGTTTACGTATTACGCCTTTCGCTGCCGCAGCGATCGGCGGTTTGTCCGCGTTTGCTCTCAGTTCGCTGACAAGCTCGTTTTCATTCCGCTCTATCCAAAATGGCGTCGTCTTTTCTGTCGTCTTAGGTCTGCTCATCGGTCACATCGAAAAGAAAAAGCGGACTGAACGGCAACTGCCGGCATTGGCACTTCCGACTCTGATAATCGCCGCTTCTGTCGCATTGGGCATTTTCTCCGTGACTCGGGCCGCAGCCGAATATTTCGTCTATCAGGCAGAGCGAGCAGAGCAGCATCACTATGAGGAACAATTCCGCAGGGCGTTTCTTTTCGATCCCGGCTATGCAGGTGCTTTCTATATTCTCGCGGGCCGCAAGGCAGCCGACGGCGAACATGAAGCGGCAGCCTATAATTTCAGCAAGGCAGTAAAGCTTGGTATCGCGACCTCAGACACTTTCGTTCAGCTAGCCCGTTCATACGAAAAGACAGGTGCAATAAATGACGCGGAGAATGCTTTGCTCCGCGGCCTGAGTATTTATCCTCGATCGGTCTATCTCAATGCCGTATATACGGAGTTTCTTCAGAAGCAAGGCCGTCCCGACGAAGCCGTTCGACAAGAGGAAAAAGCGTTGGCGATAAACTCTAAACAGGCAAGCGGCTGGCTGCTTCTACTGCGTGAAGGCGCGACGGCTGCATTTTACACTGCTGAGAAAGACAAAACTATAGCAAAACCTGCAGACCTTCGCCCCGCATCGGCCGTTACACAATACGTCGAACCGATACCTTATCAATAG
- a CDS encoding HAD family hydrolase, giving the protein MTKRPAVFLDRDGTLIEEVNFLSEVEHLRVFDYTKHALQRLKDAGFLLIVVTNQSGIGRGLYTEADMHAIHDALQERINSLIDGFYFCPHMPVAGCDCRKPGTGMFLQAETDHAIEIAASWMIGDKKIDMEAGKNAGVQTILVRTGYGAAHSESIGGVADVITDDLGEAAEIILARSAEIVL; this is encoded by the coding sequence ATGACGAAACGCCCGGCGGTTTTTCTTGACCGCGACGGAACGCTGATCGAAGAAGTGAATTTTCTCAGCGAGGTAGAACACCTCCGCGTTTTTGACTACACGAAACACGCTTTGCAGCGGCTAAAGGACGCGGGATTCCTGCTGATCGTCGTTACGAATCAATCGGGCATCGGACGCGGACTCTATACCGAAGCCGACATGCACGCGATCCATGATGCGCTGCAGGAAAGGATCAATTCACTGATCGACGGATTCTATTTTTGTCCGCATATGCCTGTCGCGGGCTGCGATTGCCGCAAACCCGGAACGGGAATGTTCCTGCAGGCCGAAACCGACCATGCGATCGAGATCGCGGCATCGTGGATGATAGGCGACAAAAAGATCGATATGGAGGCAGGGAAAAACGCGGGAGTACAGACGATCCTGGTAAGGACCGGCTATGGGGCCGCACATTCTGAATCGATCGGCGGCGTTGCCGATGTCATAACAGACGACCTCGGCGAAGCCGCTGAGATAATCCTAGCCCGCTCGGCCGAAATCGTCCTCTAG
- a CDS encoding ABC transporter ATP-binding protein, with protein MEYAIEINGLTKDYETGFWRKRKVRALEDLTLKVRRGIIFGFLGGNGAGKTTTIKTLMRLQFPSAGSATILGHDIADVQMHRRIGYCPENPYFYDYLTARELLSHFGELFGMDPAERADKAELLLDSVGLDVRDRGKQLRKFSKGMLQRVGLAQALLNDPEVVFFDEPMSGLDPVGRREIRELIAGLRDKGTTVFMSTHILADIEALCDEVAILRKGKLAAAGDLADLLAGHEGERVLEVNVQSVRADIIKDEVDLIAGAELFQKPNGVAIQISDESDLEAVLAVTRRHGGSLISVQPVKQSLEDLFVKESND; from the coding sequence ATGGAATACGCGATAGAAATCAACGGCCTGACAAAGGACTACGAGACCGGCTTTTGGCGAAAGAGGAAGGTCCGTGCGTTGGAGGACCTGACACTGAAGGTCCGCCGCGGGATCATCTTCGGTTTTCTCGGCGGCAACGGTGCCGGCAAGACGACGACCATCAAAACGTTGATGCGCCTTCAGTTCCCTTCCGCAGGTTCCGCCACCATACTCGGTCATGACATCGCCGATGTCCAGATGCACCGCCGCATCGGCTATTGTCCGGAAAATCCGTATTTTTATGATTACCTGACCGCACGCGAACTTCTTTCTCACTTTGGCGAGCTTTTCGGTATGGACCCGGCAGAGCGTGCCGACAAAGCTGAATTGCTTTTAGATTCCGTCGGTCTCGATGTCAGGGACCGCGGCAAGCAGCTTCGTAAATTCTCAAAAGGAATGCTGCAGCGTGTCGGCCTGGCGCAGGCACTTCTGAATGATCCTGAGGTCGTATTTTTCGATGAACCGATGAGTGGGCTCGACCCGGTCGGCCGCCGAGAGATTCGCGAACTCATCGCAGGCCTTCGCGATAAAGGAACGACCGTTTTTATGTCCACGCACATTCTCGCAGACATTGAGGCCCTGTGCGACGAGGTCGCGATACTCCGCAAAGGAAAGCTCGCCGCCGCAGGCGACCTTGCAGACTTGCTCGCCGGGCATGAGGGAGAACGTGTACTTGAGGTCAACGTTCAGAGTGTCAGGGCGGATATTATAAAGGACGAGGTCGATCTGATAGCCGGAGCGGAGCTCTTTCAAAAGCCGAACGGTGTCGCCATTCAGATCTCTGATGAATCAGATCTCGAGGCTGTTCTCGCCGTCACTCGCCGGCACGGCGGCAGCCTCATCTCCGTTCAGCCTGTAAAACAGTCGCTCGAAGACCTTTTTGTAAAAGAAAGCAATGACTGA
- a CDS encoding ABC transporter permease subunit — MPAGSLPRILAVAKNAFREAVRDRVLYNLIVFVLLITASAIFLGELTAGQEARVIVNLGLTAMLIFGTFIAIFVGVSLVWKEIEKRTVYAIFSKPVGRGEYIIGKFIGLSATLLLNTIVMGVGVSLALLYVGNSSLAASIWPTVLLIFVELTIITAVAILFSSFSTPALSALLTFLVFVIGHFSTALRELSRDMASEAAKVLFSGLYYIMPNFSHFSFATEAANGMTPNSAMLGGSIVYAVVYNIILITVTVVIFSRRNFK; from the coding sequence ATGCCTGCTGGATCTCTGCCACGGATCTTGGCCGTCGCGAAAAACGCCTTTCGCGAAGCGGTGCGCGACCGCGTCCTCTACAACCTCATCGTCTTTGTACTGCTGATCACCGCTAGTGCGATATTCCTAGGCGAACTAACTGCCGGTCAGGAAGCCCGCGTCATAGTCAATCTCGGACTGACGGCGATGCTGATCTTCGGGACGTTCATTGCGATATTCGTAGGCGTCAGCCTGGTTTGGAAAGAAATTGAAAAGCGGACGGTTTACGCTATTTTCTCTAAACCTGTCGGCCGAGGCGAATACATCATCGGCAAATTCATCGGCCTTTCTGCGACGCTATTATTGAATACCATCGTGATGGGCGTCGGCGTGTCACTCGCGTTGCTTTATGTCGGCAATTCCTCACTCGCCGCATCGATCTGGCCGACGGTGCTACTGATCTTTGTTGAACTCACTATCATCACCGCGGTCGCAATACTTTTTTCGTCGTTCTCTACGCCTGCACTTTCAGCATTGCTTACATTTTTGGTTTTTGTGATCGGGCATTTCAGCACAGCTCTTCGCGAATTGTCTCGTGACATGGCATCCGAAGCAGCAAAGGTTCTATTTTCAGGGCTTTACTACATCATGCCTAATTTCAGCCATTTCAGTTTCGCTACCGAAGCGGCGAACGGTATGACGCCGAATTCCGCGATGCTCGGCGGTTCGATAGTTTACGCGGTCGTTTACAACATCATTCTTATTACGGTCACGGTCGTTATTTTCTCGCGGCGAAATTTCAAATGA
- a CDS encoding phosphomannose isomerase type II C-terminal cupin domain, protein MTNGTVKKPWGSFTQLDSGENFSVKRIEVLPGARLSYQQHSRRAEHWYVVRGIAKVTLNGSDILVRPGESVEIGVGDSHRAENIDANETLVFIEVQTGDYFGEDDIIRLEDDFGRAG, encoded by the coding sequence ATGACAAACGGCACAGTGAAGAAACCATGGGGCAGCTTCACGCAATTGGACTCGGGCGAAAATTTTTCGGTGAAACGGATCGAGGTCTTGCCGGGTGCGAGGCTTAGCTATCAGCAGCACAGCCGTCGTGCCGAACATTGGTACGTCGTCCGCGGCATAGCTAAAGTAACACTAAACGGAAGCGATATTCTAGTCAGGCCCGGCGAGTCGGTCGAGATAGGCGTCGGCGACAGCCATCGTGCCGAGAACATCGACGCAAATGAGACACTTGTTTTCATCGAGGTGCAGACCGGAGACTATTTCGGCGAGGACGATATCATCCGCCTAGAGGACGATTTCGGCCGAGCGGGCTAG
- a CDS encoding sigma-54-dependent Fis family transcriptional regulator, whose protein sequence is MPNIIIVDDEQSLRQVLELVFREEGYAVRTAFNGIQALEMLEAERADVVLTDVRMPDMDGIELLRNVRERNPDVGVVLMTAHSSVETARDAFKLGADDFIEKPFDVEELKVIIAKTLEKQALVNENRAFKRAQRERGSIGNIVGSSAKMHAIFQMIETVAEVQSTVLVTGESGTGKELVARAIHSMSPRADKPFISINCGAFTETLLESELFGYKKGSFTGANTDRKGLFEAANGGTIFLDEIGEMSPAMQVKLLRVLQERRVRPVGAHDEIPIDSRVIAATNRDLKRMAEDGTFREDLFYRISVIPIDLPPLRDRKEDIPALIEHFVRKFCDQSGKELGISPRTAQLLENYSWHGNVRELEHTIERAVALERTAEIQPEQLPTHITNYNPDRIRSEFSLPDDGIDLMSHLENLEKTYVVEALRQSGGNQTKAAELLRMPVRSLRHLLDKHSIRSLSAQMRSSD, encoded by the coding sequence ATGCCAAACATCATTATCGTTGACGACGAACAGAGCCTTAGACAGGTGTTGGAACTCGTATTTCGCGAGGAAGGCTACGCCGTGCGTACCGCTTTCAACGGTATTCAGGCACTCGAAATGCTCGAAGCAGAGCGGGCAGACGTAGTGCTGACAGATGTCCGCATGCCCGATATGGACGGTATTGAGCTGCTTCGTAACGTGCGCGAGCGAAATCCCGATGTCGGCGTTGTACTGATGACGGCGCATTCGTCGGTAGAGACTGCTCGTGATGCCTTCAAACTCGGAGCGGATGATTTCATCGAAAAGCCTTTTGACGTCGAGGAACTAAAGGTCATCATTGCTAAAACGCTCGAAAAACAGGCGTTGGTGAATGAGAACCGGGCGTTCAAACGTGCACAGCGTGAACGCGGCAGCATCGGCAACATCGTCGGCAGTTCTGCAAAGATGCACGCGATCTTTCAAATGATCGAGACTGTCGCCGAAGTACAGTCAACCGTGCTTGTTACCGGTGAGAGCGGAACCGGAAAAGAGCTTGTCGCTCGAGCAATTCACAGTATGAGCCCGCGTGCCGACAAGCCTTTCATATCAATTAACTGCGGTGCTTTCACCGAGACGCTTCTCGAATCTGAGCTGTTCGGATACAAAAAAGGTTCGTTCACCGGCGCGAATACCGACCGCAAAGGACTTTTTGAGGCGGCGAATGGCGGCACCATTTTTTTAGACGAGATCGGTGAAATGTCGCCCGCGATGCAGGTCAAACTGCTCCGCGTACTGCAGGAACGCCGCGTGCGGCCGGTTGGCGCCCATGATGAAATACCGATAGATTCCCGTGTGATCGCGGCGACGAATCGAGATCTGAAGCGTATGGCGGAGGACGGCACGTTCCGAGAGGACCTTTTTTACCGGATATCTGTCATCCCGATCGATCTGCCGCCGCTGCGTGACCGTAAAGAGGACATTCCTGCTTTGATCGAGCATTTCGTTCGCAAGTTCTGTGACCAGTCCGGCAAAGAACTTGGGATATCGCCCCGAACCGCCCAACTGCTGGAGAACTATTCTTGGCACGGAAATGTCCGCGAACTGGAGCATACCATCGAGCGTGCGGTCGCTCTCGAACGGACCGCTGAGATCCAGCCCGAACAGCTCCCGACCCACATTACTAACTATAATCCCGATCGAATAAGGTCGGAATTCAGCCTTCCCGATGACGGCATCGACCTGATGAGCCACCTGGAAAACCTCGAAAAGACCTACGTTGTCGAGGCTCTACGGCAGAGCGGCGGAAATCAGACGAAAGCCGCCGAACTACTCAGGATGCCGGTTCGCTCGCTGCGGCACCTTTTGGACAAACACAGTATCCGCAGCCTTTCTGCTCAAATGCGGAGCAGCGATTGA
- a CDS encoding PAS domain S-box protein — MNSLDEIESTSNPREVQRMQTLIIGRLLAIFLMLIASWYWQSGTLKVSLDSIPQGLFIVFVISVGLTIAYFFVLRLGRAYTAQLTVQFLLDSLLITWLIWRTGDLTSPYITLYIVLIGVASFFLRPMPTLFLAVWCSFCFVLLSSLSAAAVIESSGTVQAIGKAIQIVSFQVVALLVVGLLASRLSERRSSGEELAETAKTLASLRALHERIVESIRSGLVTTDLDGIIYTFNAAATEITGYRLDQVQGRPIGDLFGDIQEQIDLSLAAAGEGEQLPRFETDLTTPEGFAVRIGFSVSLLFSEDNEASGLIITFQDLTEIRSMEESIRRKDRLAAVGRIAAGLAHEIRNPLGAMKGAIQMLGSKTISETSRDSLMEIVLKESDRLNKIITNFLNYARPAAADFAEVEMVALIEETITLIKHGPDVQDNHEFSVDLPDLPVIVYADAAQLKQIFWNLSRNALQAMPGGGRLTIGLNTLPNHRVRITLSDSGRGMSQEQVERLFEPFSESTTGGTGLGLSIVYQIVKDHNGAINVRSKVGSGTTISIDLPMGRRSAKNDDGNAKIIEFLKVRNTKETENS, encoded by the coding sequence ATGAACAGTCTAGACGAAATCGAATCCACATCCAATCCGCGTGAGGTCCAGCGGATGCAGACGCTCATTATCGGGCGCCTGCTTGCGATCTTTTTGATGCTGATCGCGAGTTGGTATTGGCAGAGCGGCACGCTGAAAGTCTCACTCGATTCGATCCCGCAGGGCCTGTTTATCGTTTTTGTGATCTCGGTCGGATTGACCATTGCGTATTTCTTTGTGCTGCGACTTGGTCGGGCTTACACGGCGCAACTGACCGTCCAGTTCCTGTTGGATTCGCTTTTGATAACCTGGCTCATCTGGCGGACGGGTGATCTGACCTCGCCGTATATCACGCTTTACATCGTTCTTATTGGCGTCGCAAGCTTTTTCCTTCGCCCGATGCCGACACTTTTTCTTGCAGTTTGGTGTTCGTTCTGCTTCGTACTACTCAGTTCGCTTTCCGCTGCGGCCGTCATTGAAAGCTCAGGAACCGTGCAGGCTATCGGCAAGGCCATCCAGATCGTCAGTTTTCAAGTGGTCGCTCTGCTGGTCGTCGGTCTTTTGGCGTCCCGACTTTCGGAACGACGGTCGTCAGGTGAAGAACTCGCCGAAACCGCCAAAACGCTCGCCTCCTTGCGGGCATTGCACGAACGTATCGTCGAATCCATCCGTTCAGGCCTTGTAACGACGGACCTTGACGGCATCATCTATACCTTCAATGCCGCTGCGACAGAGATCACGGGCTACCGGCTTGATCAGGTTCAGGGCAGGCCCATCGGCGACCTTTTCGGCGACATACAGGAACAGATCGATCTTTCGCTTGCCGCCGCTGGCGAAGGAGAACAACTGCCGCGTTTTGAGACCGACCTTACCACGCCTGAAGGTTTCGCGGTGCGGATCGGCTTCAGCGTGTCGCTGCTGTTCTCGGAAGACAATGAGGCATCGGGACTGATAATCACATTTCAGGATCTGACAGAAATTCGGTCTATGGAAGAGAGTATAAGGCGCAAAGATCGCCTAGCCGCCGTCGGACGCATTGCCGCGGGGCTCGCACACGAGATCCGCAATCCGCTCGGAGCGATGAAAGGAGCGATCCAAATGCTCGGATCCAAGACGATCTCGGAGACGTCAAGGGACAGTTTGATGGAAATCGTCCTCAAGGAATCTGATCGTCTCAACAAGATCATAACCAATTTCCTCAACTATGCGCGGCCTGCGGCGGCCGACTTTGCAGAGGTCGAAATGGTCGCATTGATCGAAGAGACCATAACACTTATAAAACACGGCCCGGACGTTCAGGACAACCACGAATTTTCCGTCGATCTGCCTGATCTTCCTGTCATCGTCTATGCCGATGCGGCTCAGTTGAAGCAGATCTTTTGGAATCTTTCCAGGAACGCTCTGCAGGCAATGCCCGGCGGCGGAAGGCTCACGATAGGCTTAAACACGCTTCCGAATCACCGCGTTCGCATCACCCTGTCCGACTCCGGCCGCGGCATGTCGCAGGAGCAGGTGGAACGTTTGTTCGAGCCTTTCTCCGAATCAACGACCGGCGGCACCGGCCTGGGCTTATCCATCGTGTACCAGATAGTCAAAGACCACAACGGAGCGATCAACGTACGCAGCAAAGTAGGTTCCGGAACTACGATAAGCATCGACCTTCCGATGGGCCGCCGTTCCGCAAAAAATGACGACGGCAACGCGAAGATCATCGAATTTTTGAAAGTGCGAAACACAAAAGAGACCGAAAACTCTTGA